From the genome of Corallococcus macrosporus DSM 14697:
GCGCGTCCACCGGGCGCCCGCCTCGTAGTTGATGCTCTTCTCCGGCAGCACCGCGTCCGGCTGTCCGGGCGCGGGCGGCGAGAAGCCGCGGTAGGCCCCGGCGAACAGGCCCAGCTCGCGCGTCAGCGCCCCGTAGACGCCCATGCCCGGCATGAGCACCTCCAGCGCGCCATGGGACTCGGCGCCCGTCAGGCGGTTCGAGGACTCGGAGCGGATGATCTCCAGCCGCACGCCCGGCGTCAGCACCAGGGGGCCCCAGCCGATGGCGTCCGTCGCGTGCAGGGCGACGGCGTGCGTGGCGTCCTTGTTGTCGGCCGTGGTGTACGTGGGCTCGCTGGTCCGCACGAGCTGGCCGCCCTGCATGAGGAAGGCGTCCTCGGTGTGGAGGCGGCGGATGCGGTCGTAGTGGAAGCGCGCGCCCAGCTCGAGGTTGTGGCTCAGCGACCCGGTGTTCGTCGTCCAGCGGGCGATGCTCTGGAGGCCCTGGGACACGTAGGTGCGGTCGTTGGGGCCGATGAGCAGCGCGTCCTGGGCCGACGCCGTGTCCAGCTCGCCGGTGAGCACGCCGTAGTAGATGGCGTTGCGCGCGCTCGTGGGGTCCGCCAGCACGCTGGCGATGGAGGCGCCGCGGAAGCGGTTCACCTTGCGCCACGCCCGGCTCAGGTCCTGCCGGTAGACGGACGTCGTCACGGCCAGCCCGCCCGCTTCGAGTTCGTGGCTGAGCACCACCTGCGTGCGGTGCCACTTCATGTGGTCCAGGGCGCTGGCGACGTAGCGGCGCAGCGGCGCGGCGGCGAAGTCCGCGTCGCTCAGGCCCAGGTACGTCTCGTTCGAGTCCTCGTCCGAGTAGCCCAGCTTGAGCTGGAGCGTCTGGCGCACCGGCCCTTCCGGGACGAGCTGGTAGCGGCCCTTGGCCATCCACTCGTTGCGGGTGAAGCCCGTGTCGCCGCCCACGGTGTCCAGCTCCTTGAAGCCGTCACTGCGCAGGTGGACGCCCTCCAGCAGGAAGCCCGCGCGCTCGGTGCTGGCGCCGAAGACGCCGTGGGCCTTGCCGTAGAGGTACTCGCCGCCCGCCACGTCCAGCCACGCCGTCTCCGACGCGGGGATGTCCCGGGTGATGAACTCCACGGAGCCGCCCACCGTCTGCGGCCCCTGCTGGATGGCCGAGGGCCCCTTCAGCACGCGGATGCTCTGCATGCGCGTGGCCAGCGGGAAGTAGTAGGCCGCCGGCGCGGAGTACGGCGCCGGGCCGAAGAGGATGCCGTCCTCCAGCAGGGTGACCTTCTTGGCGCGGTCCGGGTTGACGCCGCGCAGGCCCACGTTCGGGCGCAGGCCGAAGCCGTCCTCGCCACGGGAGTACACGCCAGGCACCGTCTGGAGGATGGCGGCCGGGTCATCGCGCTCGAAGCGCTCCAGCTGCGCGGGCTTCAGGACGTGGATGGAGCCGCTGGTGCGCGCCTCCGACGTGCCCACCACCACGCTCTCGAACTTCTTCTCCACCCGCTCCGGCGAGGGTTCGAGTACCAGCGGCTCGCTCGCGGCGGCGAGGGGAGCGTCGCTCGCGGGCGCCTCCTCGGTGGCGGCCAACGGTGGCTCCGGCGCGGCGGCGACGTCGGGGGCGGCCAGCGGTGGCTCCGGCGCGGCGGCGACGTCGGGCGTTTGCGCCGTGTCCGACGCGGCTGCGGTGTCCTGCGCCGGCGGCGACTCGGGAACCCCGGCGGCGGCGTCCTGCGCCGGCGGCGACTCTGAAACCCCGTTGGCGGCGTCCTGCGCCAGCGACGGTTCGGGAACCCCGGCGCCGTCATCCTGGGGCGGCTCGGACTGTGCCGCGGCCGGAGAGGCCCATGTCAGCAAGAGCGCCGGAACCGTCCAGCTCCGCGCCCGCATCCACTTCTGCTCGAACAGTGCCATCTGAAGCGTTTCGACCTTTCAAAAGCCAGGAGCCGGAGGTGGCGGCCCGCCCGCGCGCGGACCGCCCTCCCCGGCTCCTGCTCTACTCAACTTCCGTGACTCCCGCTTCGACTACTGCTTCTCGACGGGGCCGCCGATGACGATCTTGCCGTCCGACTGGATGGCGATGCCGCGAGCGGTCTCCTCGGTGGCCGCCGTGACGACGTTGACCTTGGCGATGCCGCCGGTGCCGAAGGTCGGGTCGAGGTTGCCGTCGGTGGTGAAGCGCGCCACCACCATGTGGTTGTCACCCCCCTCGGTCACGAAGCCCGCCGCGTAGATGCGGTTGTCCGAGTCGAAGGCGACGGACCAGAAGCGGTCGTTCTCCGTGGTGGAGATGGGCGTGGCCTTGACGACCTCCGTGCCCGTGCCACCCGTGGGGATGATGGCCAGGATGGCGTCGGTGCCCTCGTCGCCACCGGCGCGGTAGCCCACCGCGGCGGCCCAGTTGCCGTCCGCCGACTTGGCCACGCCGAAGAAGGCCTGCTCGGAGCGCTCAAGGCCGTAGACCTTGTAGCCTTCCGGCGCGAAGGTGGTGTCCGGCTGGCCGTCCGCCGTCTGCATCAGGAGCATGGCCTGGATGTTCTGCGCGCTCGGCGTACCGCTGCCCACGTGCAGGACGCGGTCGTCGTTCAGGACCACCAGGTTGCGGCCGCGGTCGTTGTCACCGGCCAGGTCCAGCACCACGGCGCCGCCCGTGCCCCACGTCGGGTCGAGCTCGCCCGTGGCGGTGTAGCGGAAGGACACCAGGTCCACCGTGCCGGAGGACGCGGACCGGCCGTAGCCCGTCGTCACGTAGCTGCCGGTGGACTGCATGCCGGCGGCGTAGGCCTCGGCCATGCCCCACTCGGGGTTCGTCTCGCTCTGGGCCTGGAACGGCGCGGACGTCACGACGCCCTTCCAGCCGAAGGTGTCATCCGCCTTGCCGTCGTCGTTCAGGCGCTGCAGCACGATGCGGTTGGCCGCCTGCGCACCCACGCCCGTGGGCATGGACGTGTAGCCGGAGGTCATGATCTTCCCGTCCGGCTGCACCAGGCCGTAGCGCATGCCGTCGTTCAGGTTGGACAGGTTGAGGACGCTGAAGCCGTTGGGCGTCGCCGCCGAGCCGAACGTCGTGTCCAGCGCGCCCGTCGCCGTCAGGCGGGCCACCACGCGGTCGGTGTCCGCGCGCGTACCGTCCGCGCGCTTGTTGCCGAACAGCACGATGCGGTCCGTGGCGTCCACCCGCACGTCCCACAGCGAGTCACGCGTGCCGTCGCGGCCGGTGCCGAAGTCCACGTGCGTGACGCCGCCGGCGCCAAACGTCGTGTCCTGCGTGCCGTCCGTGTTGAGGCGCACCACCGCGATGTCGCTGTCCAGCGGGCCCGTGCCGGCGTCCGGCGTCGGTTCCGTGCCCGCGTCCGTCTGCGTGCCCGCGTCCGACTGCGTGCCCGCGTCGGGGATGGGCGTCGGCGTGGGCTCGTCGTCGCCGCAGCCCGTCATGCACGCCAGCGTGAGCGCCAGGGCCGCTCCACGCACCAGGAAGCCGCGGTGATTGACCGTCTTCAACATGATGTTCGTCCCCTCCTCGGGAGTCCTTCGAACTGCAAACGATAATCGTTATCAGTTTCGGTGCGCAGCCTCCTACTTCGGATGAGCGCTTCGGGTCAACCTCCAAGCTGTAGGAACTCGCATGGTATCCGGGAGAAATTTTGAAGTTGATTGTCATTAACAACTTCGGCGTGTTAGCGAGCCCGGCCATGAACTCCGAGTCGTCACGCCCCCACTCCGCCCTTCGCGCGAGCGCCATCGCGCTCGTGGTTCCCGCGCTCCTCTCGCTGTCCGCGTGCAAGTCGGACAAACCGGCGCCACCGGACGCGGGCGCGCCCGACGACACCGTGGCCGCGACGCGGGCCGCGCTGCTGGAAGCGTCCGGCGCCTGCGTCCTGCAGACGGCGCGTGAATTCCAGACGGCGGCCGCCGCGCTGGACGACGCCGTCAAGGCGCACGCGGCCACGCCGGACGCCACCACGCGGGACGCCGCGCGCGCGGCCTACCACGCGGCCATGGACGTATGGCAGGTGGCGGAGGTGATGCAGTTCGGGCCCGCGGCGCCTCGCAGCGTGCCGGGTGGCGCGGAGCATCGCGACAACATCTATTCGTGGCCGCTGGTCAGCCGGTGCGCCGTCGAGGAGCAGGTCGTCAACCGCAGCTACGCGTCGGAGTCCTTCGAGACGTCGCTGGTGAGCCGCCGCGGCCTGTACGCGCTGGAGTACCTGCTCTTCTTCGAGGGCAACGACACCGCCTGCCCCGGCACCTCCGCCATCGTGTCCCAGGGCACGTGGGCGGCGCTGTCCGAGGACGAGCGGGCCGCGCGCAAGCGGGCGTACGCCGCCGTGGTGGCCGCCGACGTCCACCGCCGCGCGGACGCGCTGGTGAGCGCGTGGGCCGCCGACCAGGGCAACTTCACCCAGACGCTGACGACGGCCGGCTCCGGCAACGACGTGTACCCCTCCACGCAGGCGGCGCTGAACGCCATGAGCGACGCCATCTTCTACCTCGAGCGCGAGGTGAAGGACCTCAAGCTGGCGCGCCCGCTGGGGATGCGTGAGTGCGCCACGTCCACCTGCCCCGAGCACCTGGAGTCGCAGTTCGCGGCGCGCTCGAAGACGAACCTCCGCGCCAACCTGGTGGGCTACCGCCGCCTCACGGAGGGCTGCGGCGAGGACTTCTCCGGCACCGGCTTCGACGACCTGCTGGAGGCCTCGGGCGCGGACGCCCTGGCGGCCAGGCTGCGCGAGCGCAACGCGGCGGCGGCGGCGGGCATCGAGGCCCTCCCGGGCGAGGACGTGGCGACCCTCCTGGCCCAGGACAAGGCCGCGGTGCGGACCCTGTACGACGCCGTCAAGGGCGTGACGGACGTCCTCAAGACGGAGCTCGTCACCGTGCTGGACCTGGAGCTGCCCCAGTCCGTCGAGGGGGACAATGACTGAGGTGGCGCCAGGCGCGCGTTCCGCCTCCGCACGCCTCTGGCAAGCGCTGCTGGCGCCGCGAGACCTCGCGGCGCTGGTGGCGTTCCGCGTGGCGCTCGGGCTGCTCGTCACCGTGTCAGCGGTCCGGTTCCTCGCCTACGGCTGGGTGGACGTGCTGTTCACCGGCCCCCGCTTCCACTTCACCTACTGGGGCTTCGGCTGGGTGCCCGCGCTGCCGGCGCCCTGGATGCACGCCGTCTTCGCGGCGCTCGCGGTGCTCGGGCTCTGCATGGCGGCGGGCCTCTTCTACCGCGTGGCGGTGGCGCTGCTGTTCGTCACCTTCACCTACGTCCAGCTCGTGGACGTCAGCAACTACCTCAACCACTACTACCTGGTGAGCCTGCTGCTGGGGCTGATGCTCTTCGTCCCGGCCCATCGCGGCTTCTCCGTGGATGCGTGGCGCACCCCGGCGCTGCGGAGCGACTGGCTGCCGGCGTGGTGTACGTGGTTGCTGCGCTTCCAGGTCGGCGTGGTCTACGTGTTCGCCGGACTGGCGAAGCTCACCAGCGACTGGCTGGTGCATGCCCAGCCGCTCAACATCTGGCTGTCGGCGCGGACGAGCCTCCCCGTGGTGGGGCCGCTGCTCGCCGAGCGCTGGGTGGCCTACGCGGCGGCGTGGTCGGGCTTCCTGTTCGACACCTTCATCGTCGCCTGCCTCCTCACGCGGAAGCTGCGGCCCTTCGCCTACGTCGTCGTCATCGGGTTCCACGCGGCCACCTCCGCGCTGTTCCCCATCGGGATGTTCCCCGTCATCATGGTCACCGGCGCGCTCGTGTTCTTCGAGCCGTCCTGGCCACGGCGCCTGTTCCAGGGGCTGCGCACCCGCTTCGCCCGGGTGGCCGCCGCGGCCGAGCCGCCCGCTGAACCGGCCTCGCCCCTGGCACCGGGAGCCCCCGGCTGGAAGGCCCGGGCGGCCCTGGGACTGGCCGTGGCCTACGCCGTCGTCCAGGTCGCCGTGCCCCTCCGGACGCACCTGTATGGTGGCAACGTGCTGTGGCACGAGCAGGGCATGCGCTTCTCGTGGCGGGTGATGGCGCGCGAGAAGAACGGCAGCGTGACGTTCATCGTCCGCGACCCGGCGTCGGACCGGGAGTGGCACGTCACGCCCACCCAGTACCTCACCCGCCTCCAGGAGCGGGAGATGTCGGTGCAGCCGGACCTCATCCTCCAGCTCGCGCGGCACATCGCCCGGGACTTCGAGGCACGGGGCAAGGGCCGGGTCCAGGTGCACGTCGACGCCCTGGTGTCGCTCAACGGCCGGCCCGCGGAGCGCCTGGTGGACCCCGACGTGGACCTCGCCCAGGAGGTGGACGGACTGGCGCCCAAGCGGTGGATCCGCCCCGCGCCGGACACGCCGCCCGTCCGCCTGCGCTCTCCGCTCCGCGGGGCCACGGCCGAGCGGCTGTAGGAACCCCTGCCGCTCCCCAGCGCCCCTGGGGAGCGCGGGACGCCAACGCGGCCCCCTTCCCTCCGAGGGTGGCCGCTCAGGCACCGGCCCCGCCTCGTTGCCGCGCCCGCGCGCCTGTTTACGTTTGCCAGAGGCCCCCAGGCGGGCCCCAGGAGACGAGGCGGCCATGGCGCTCAACCCTCCCCACGACGCATCCGGCCCTCGCGCGGGCCGACCGGCGCTGCACGGCGGCGGCGGTTGGCACCGGCTGGGCAACGCGCTCAAGACGACGGTGCTGCTGGCCGGACTCACGGCGCTGGTGCTCGTCATCGGCGACCGGCTGGGCGGAGCGCGGGGCCTGCTCTTCGCAGGCCTCTTCGCGGTGGTGATGAACTTCGGCTCGTACTGGTTCAGCGACCGGATTGCCCTGGCCATCCATGGCGCGAAGCCGCTGCCCCGTGAGCAGGCGCCCTGGCTCCATGAGCTGGTGGAGCGGCTGTGCGCCCGTGCGGGCATGCCCAAGCCCAAGGTCTACCTCCTGCCCACCGCGGCCCCCAACGCGTTCGCCACCGGCCGCAACCCGAGCCACGCGGCCATCGCGGTGACCGCCGGCCTCCTGGAGCTGCTCGACCGGCGCGAGCTGGAGGGCGTGCTGGCCCACGAGCTGGGCCATGTGCTCAACCGGGATACCCTCATCGGCACCGTGGCGGCGACGCTGGCCGGCATCATCAGCTACGCCGCGCAGATGCTCTTCTGGTTCGGCGGCTCCATGCTCAGCCGGGGCGACGACGACGAGCGCGGCGGCCTGGGCAGCGCCTTCGCCAACCTGGGCCTGCTGCTGGTGGCCCCCATCGCCGCCACCCTGCTCCAGCTCGCGGTCAGCCGCTCCCGGGAGTACGGGGCCGACCAGACGGGCGCCGAGCTGGCGGGCGACCCGGACGCGCTCGCCAACGCCCTGCTGAAGCTGGAGCGCGGCGCCGAGGCCATCCCCTACGACAAGGCCCCCGCCACCTCCCACCTCTTCATCGTCAACCCGCTCCACCACGGCGGCGTCATGGCGCTGTTCTCCACCCACCCGCCCATCCCCGAACGGGTGCGCCGGCTGCGGGAGCTGGGAGCCCGCATGGGCGCCCGGAGCGGCGGGCGCGGCGGCTGGGCGTACGCGTACTGACGAGGCGGGCGGTGCCAGGGGACGCCCGCCGGGCCGGCCGGACAGGCAGCCAGGGCGATTCACTGCGTGAACCCAAGCACGTCCAGCAGTGGACCCTTGACGCCCCGGGGGCTGACGGTAGGCTGCCCCGCTTTTTGCATTTCCCCGTGGAGGTCGTTCCCGTGCTGGTCCTGGTCCTCGCCCTTGCTGTCGGGCTCGCCATCTCGCTCTATTTCAATCTCTTCGCCGGCCCCAAGCACGCCGCGCTCCCCTCGTCGGCCGCGTCGTCGTCGCCCCGCGCCGAGCTGGTGACGGACACCCAGGCGCGCGCCAAGGCCGAGGCGGAGCTCCAGCGCAAGCAGAAGGAGCTGGATGAGCAGCGCTCTCAACTTCAGGACGTGAAGGAGCAGCTCAAGCAGGCCAAGCGGAAGCTGTACGAGCAGAAGGAATCCGACAAGGGCGCGCAGGAGCTGGCCAAGGCGCGCGCCGAGGTGGAGCGCAGCGCCTCCACGCAGCTCGAGCGGACCCGCGAGGAGCTGTCCCACGCGCTGGTGGAGAACCAGCGGCTGAAGTCGGAGCTGGAGTCCAAGGGCCGCCGGCCGCAGCCCGCGCCGGCCGCGCCCGCTCCCACCGCCGCGCCCGCGCAGGTCGCCGCGCCCGCCCAGGAGGGTGAGGCCGTCGTCGCCGCGGTGGTGCCCGTGGTGGCCACGACGACGGAGGCGGCGCCGCAGGAGCGCCGCCAGCGCGTGTACCGCGAGCTGAACGACGCGGACCGCGAGAAGATGGAGCGGCTGGAGCAGGCCGCCACCAAGGACCGCAACCGCGCGGCGGAGCTGGAGAAGGAGCTGCGCCGGGTGAAGGGCCGCAACGAGACGCAGCAGCGCGTCTACGCCGCCACCAAGCACGACCTGGACCTGAGCCGCGACAAGTACAAGGCCTTGGAGAAGCGCCTCAACCGCACGCTCCTGGAGCGCGACCTGCTCCGCCGGGCCATCAAGGACCTGGAGAAGAAGACGGGCATGCTCGCCGACCGCACGGAGCTGACGCCCGAGGAGGTCGCCGCCAGCGACCAGCGCACCGAGGAGACCTCGCGCGTGCGCGCCGAGGACGAGGGCCAGGCCACCAAGGCGGAGGCCCCGGCCGACACCGAGCAGCAGGCCCCCGAGAGCGCCCCGGCCGACGCCGAGACGAAGCCCGCGCAGGCCTGACGCACCCGCCCCGACACGGGCGCCATGAAGGGCTCGGCCTCCTGGAGAACCTCCAGGGCCGGGCCCTTCGTCATTTCCGCGTCACGCCTCGGGCGGGCCGCCGCAGCCGTCCACCGGCAGCGGGCCCCGGGCCTGGACGAGCCCCGTCAGCAGCTTCTCCATCAGCCGCTTGAGCTCCGCCATCTCCGGCGCCGTGAGGTGACGCAGCAGCTCCCTGTCCGTCCACACCAGGGCGTCACGCAGCACCCCCAGCTCGGCGTGGCCGGCCGGAGACAGCTCCAGGCGGGAGCAGCGGCGGTCCTCGGAGGGGCCGCGCTTCACCAGCCCGTCCTCCTCCAGGCGGCCCACGAGCCGGCTCACCGCGGGGGCGTCCACGAGCAGCCGCTCCGCGATGGCGGCCTGGCTGCGCACACCGTCCGCGATGGACTGCAGCGCCAGCAACTGCATGAAAGGTCGACTGGTCTGCTCGCCGAGCCGCTCGGTCAGCAGACGGCGGATGGCGCGACGCAGCGAGGCCATTTGCTCCGGGAGAGTCATCTCCCGTAAAGATGGTTGCAGACTACAACCATTGTCAATTACATCGGCCCGA
Proteins encoded in this window:
- a CDS encoding TonB-dependent receptor family protein — translated: MALFEQKWMRARSWTVPALLLTWASPAAAQSEPPQDDGAGVPEPSLAQDAANGVSESPPAQDAAAGVPESPPAQDTAAASDTAQTPDVAAAPEPPLAAPDVAAAPEPPLAATEEAPASDAPLAAASEPLVLEPSPERVEKKFESVVVGTSEARTSGSIHVLKPAQLERFERDDPAAILQTVPGVYSRGEDGFGLRPNVGLRGVNPDRAKKVTLLEDGILFGPAPYSAPAAYYFPLATRMQSIRVLKGPSAIQQGPQTVGGSVEFITRDIPASETAWLDVAGGEYLYGKAHGVFGASTERAGFLLEGVHLRSDGFKELDTVGGDTGFTRNEWMAKGRYQLVPEGPVRQTLQLKLGYSDEDSNETYLGLSDADFAAAPLRRYVASALDHMKWHRTQVVLSHELEAGGLAVTTSVYRQDLSRAWRKVNRFRGASIASVLADPTSARNAIYYGVLTGELDTASAQDALLIGPNDRTYVSQGLQSIARWTTNTGSLSHNLELGARFHYDRIRRLHTEDAFLMQGGQLVRTSEPTYTTADNKDATHAVALHATDAIGWGPLVLTPGVRLEIIRSESSNRLTGAESHGALEVLMPGMGVYGALTRELGLFAGAYRGFSPPAPGQPDAVLPEKSINYEAGARWTRRGERLEAVGFFNDYSNLTDICTFSSGCLNDDLDRQTDAGKAYIYGLEVFGEKTFRPGGGVTFPVSLSYTFTRTRLREAFQSADPQFGNVRAGDELPYVPRHQLYATAGVETAWGGLALSAFYVDAMRERAGQGEAPPGELTDALLTFDVNASWHFSRWGQLYLSARNILDEQAIVSRRPYGARPNAPRTVIVGVKLGI
- a CDS encoding imelysin family protein yields the protein MNSESSRPHSALRASAIALVVPALLSLSACKSDKPAPPDAGAPDDTVAATRAALLEASGACVLQTAREFQTAAAALDDAVKAHAATPDATTRDAARAAYHAAMDVWQVAEVMQFGPAAPRSVPGGAEHRDNIYSWPLVSRCAVEEQVVNRSYASESFETSLVSRRGLYALEYLLFFEGNDTACPGTSAIVSQGTWAALSEDERAARKRAYAAVVAADVHRRADALVSAWAADQGNFTQTLTTAGSGNDVYPSTQAALNAMSDAIFYLEREVKDLKLARPLGMRECATSTCPEHLESQFAARSKTNLRANLVGYRRLTEGCGEDFSGTGFDDLLEASGADALAARLRERNAAAAAGIEALPGEDVATLLAQDKAAVRTLYDAVKGVTDVLKTELVTVLDLELPQSVEGDND
- a CDS encoding HTTM domain-containing protein, with the protein product MTEVAPGARSASARLWQALLAPRDLAALVAFRVALGLLVTVSAVRFLAYGWVDVLFTGPRFHFTYWGFGWVPALPAPWMHAVFAALAVLGLCMAAGLFYRVAVALLFVTFTYVQLVDVSNYLNHYYLVSLLLGLMLFVPAHRGFSVDAWRTPALRSDWLPAWCTWLLRFQVGVVYVFAGLAKLTSDWLVHAQPLNIWLSARTSLPVVGPLLAERWVAYAAAWSGFLFDTFIVACLLTRKLRPFAYVVVIGFHAATSALFPIGMFPVIMVTGALVFFEPSWPRRLFQGLRTRFARVAAAAEPPAEPASPLAPGAPGWKARAALGLAVAYAVVQVAVPLRTHLYGGNVLWHEQGMRFSWRVMAREKNGSVTFIVRDPASDREWHVTPTQYLTRLQEREMSVQPDLILQLARHIARDFEARGKGRVQVHVDALVSLNGRPAERLVDPDVDLAQEVDGLAPKRWIRPAPDTPPVRLRSPLRGATAERL
- a CDS encoding zinc metalloprotease HtpX; the protein is MALNPPHDASGPRAGRPALHGGGGWHRLGNALKTTVLLAGLTALVLVIGDRLGGARGLLFAGLFAVVMNFGSYWFSDRIALAIHGAKPLPREQAPWLHELVERLCARAGMPKPKVYLLPTAAPNAFATGRNPSHAAIAVTAGLLELLDRRELEGVLAHELGHVLNRDTLIGTVAATLAGIISYAAQMLFWFGGSMLSRGDDDERGGLGSAFANLGLLLVAPIAATLLQLAVSRSREYGADQTGAELAGDPDALANALLKLERGAEAIPYDKAPATSHLFIVNPLHHGGVMALFSTHPPIPERVRRLRELGARMGARSGGRGGWAYAY
- a CDS encoding cell envelope biogenesis protein TolA, which gives rise to MLVLVLALAVGLAISLYFNLFAGPKHAALPSSAASSSPRAELVTDTQARAKAEAELQRKQKELDEQRSQLQDVKEQLKQAKRKLYEQKESDKGAQELAKARAEVERSASTQLERTREELSHALVENQRLKSELESKGRRPQPAPAAPAPTAAPAQVAAPAQEGEAVVAAVVPVVATTTEAAPQERRQRVYRELNDADREKMERLEQAATKDRNRAAELEKELRRVKGRNETQQRVYAATKHDLDLSRDKYKALEKRLNRTLLERDLLRRAIKDLEKKTGMLADRTELTPEEVAASDQRTEETSRVRAEDEGQATKAEAPADTEQQAPESAPADAETKPAQA
- a CDS encoding MarR family winged helix-turn-helix transcriptional regulator gives rise to the protein MASLRRAIRRLLTERLGEQTSRPFMQLLALQSIADGVRSQAAIAERLLVDAPAVSRLVGRLEEDGLVKRGPSEDRRCSRLELSPAGHAELGVLRDALVWTDRELLRHLTAPEMAELKRLMEKLLTGLVQARGPLPVDGCGGPPEA